Part of the Ignavibacterium album JCM 16511 genome, GGACAATCAATTGCAGTCATAAATGTTCTTCCTTGCAGATTAACTACAGCAACTTTGCCTTTGGAAGTTTCCCAGATAATATAACCGTTACCGTGAGTACCTTTCGGATAATTTAACGGACGAAGTGAACGAGGTTCTGTCTTTAAATATTCCTGAGAAGGATGTTTATCCCAGGTATGATTTCCTCCAGTAATAACATGCACGCCTAAGTCGAAAAGTATTTTTGCTTCTTTCTCAGTACAACCTTTCCCGTCGGCAACATTTTCTCCATTACAAATTACAAGCTCAGCTTTGTATTTTTGAATGAGTCCTGGTAAAAAAGTTTGTGTAATCTCGAGTCCCGGATTACCAATAATATCGCCAATAAACAGTATGTTAACAGAAGACATGAATTTCTTTTTTTTTGTTGAGTAATATATTTAATAGATTAGTAAAATTGAAGAATTTTATAATCAATTCATCGAAATAAATTTAAGTGATGGATATAAAAAATATTGATGAAACTTCTTTCACTGTGGTTGATGTTGAAACCACAGGACTTTCTGCAAGAAACGAGAGGATAATTGAAATTGCTTTAGTTAGAGTTGAAAACCTGAAAATAGTGGATAAGTTTTCAACTCTTATTAATCCGCAAAGACCAATTCCATCTTTCATCTCGATGTTTACAGGAATTACCAACTCTGATGTAAAAGATGCTCCTTTGTTTCATCAGATTTTTCCTGTAATACTTGAAAAAACAGAAAATTCGGTTTTGTGCGGACACAATCTTCAATTTGATTTGTCTTTTCTGAGAAATGAAGTTCAATTACTTGGTGATGATTTTAACCCGATTCATACCTTATGCACACTAAAGTTAGCAAGAAAATTATTTCCACACCTGAAAAGCAGATCACTTGGTCCGCTTGCATATCATCTGAACATCAAAGCAAAAAATTCACACAGAGCTTTAGGCGATGCTGAAACAACAGCAAAGGTTTTGATAAAACTAATTAAGCATCTGAAAGAAAATGAGAACATAGAAACTCTTGAGCAATTGCTTGCTTATCAAAGTGGAATGAAAACCTTTCAGAGTCTGAAGATCAAGAAAGAACTTCAGAATGATTTTTACAGTCTTCCCAATGCACCTGGAATTTATTATTTTCTTAACAGCAGAAATGAAATCATCTATATTGGTAAAGCCAAATCTCTTCGTGAAAGAGTTAAGAGTTATTTTTCTTCCAATGCTGATTCGAGAGTTAGAAAAATTATAAGGCAGGCAAAAAGACTTCATCATTTAATTACAAATTCTGAGTTGACAGCACTGCTTGCAGAAGCTGAATCTATAAAAGTTCAAAACCCGGAACACAACAAAATGTTGAAAGGTTATGGAAATAAATATTTTATTAAAGTTT contains:
- a CDS encoding exonuclease domain-containing protein, giving the protein MDIKNIDETSFTVVDVETTGLSARNERIIEIALVRVENLKIVDKFSTLINPQRPIPSFISMFTGITNSDVKDAPLFHQIFPVILEKTENSVLCGHNLQFDLSFLRNEVQLLGDDFNPIHTLCTLKLARKLFPHLKSRSLGPLAYHLNIKAKNSHRALGDAETTAKVLIKLIKHLKENENIETLEQLLAYQSGMKTFQSLKIKKELQNDFYSLPNAPGIYYFLNSRNEIIYIGKAKSLRERVKSYFSSNADSRVRKIIRQAKRLHHLITNSELTALLAEAESIKVQNPEHNKMLKGYGNKYFIKVLKTKSAPHLDITNKFDFDGCDYFGLYHSKRDAQKIVEFINKTFAIRECDDREFLKSRPCFLFDIQRCTAPCIGLESNLTKHNEELEEVYRFLNGENQHAMNRLLNKMKFFSEQQMYEKAAEIKHLIDFLMEEIHKSSLLSEPINKAKVLIEIISPIGNDYLVLFDGKVFIKGYLYDNKNKFEEILDDFYSNTIQTEILPSEEDLEKLKIVLQWLIKNRNRVKVFYLKDYRNRQELFNKLSNSDFSEEKIIQIKSDPIYDFNI